Proteins from a single region of Deltaproteobacteria bacterium:
- a CDS encoding DUF47 domain-containing protein: MGLFPKDTNFYDLFERGAGKVHEGVLALGDLVKDYSNVPLKAKRIKDIEHEADLITHETIEKLNKTFVTPLDREDIHGLICSLDNILDHVEAAADKFSLYRIPEVQSDAALLADILIHSVKEVQTTIGELRNLKQADVILKHCIEINRLENEGDFVYRSAIAKLFEEHANDPLSVIKWKEIYESIENAIDSCEDVANVIEGVTLKI; this comes from the coding sequence ATGGGCCTTTTCCCCAAAGATACAAATTTCTATGACCTTTTCGAGCGCGGTGCCGGTAAAGTACATGAGGGCGTGCTGGCGCTTGGTGATTTGGTGAAGGACTATTCTAATGTGCCCCTCAAAGCGAAGCGCATCAAAGATATTGAACATGAGGCGGATCTCATAACCCATGAGACGATCGAGAAACTTAATAAAACGTTTGTGACCCCGCTTGATCGTGAAGACATTCACGGCCTCATCTGTTCGCTGGATAACATTCTTGACCACGTTGAAGCGGCGGCAGATAAATTCTCGCTCTATCGTATTCCCGAAGTGCAGTCTGATGCTGCGCTCCTGGCAGATATTCTGATCCACAGCGTCAAAGAGGTACAGACCACGATCGGCGAGCTGCGCAATCTCAAGCAGGCTGATGTGATCCTCAAGCACTGCATTGAGATCAATCGATTAGAAAATGAGGGTGATTTCGTCTACCGCTCTGCGATTGCCAAGCTGTTTGAGGAGCACGCGAATGATCCACTCAGTGTCATCAAGTGGAAGGAAATCTACGAGTCGATCGAGAATGCGATCGATAGCTGTGAAGACGTCGCGAATGTGATTGAAGGGGTGACGTTGAAGATATAG